A stretch of DNA from Fibrobacter succinogenes:
CGATATCGTTGTAGAAATCGGAGGTCTTGTTGCCGCTCATCTGATTCGCCTTGAATTTTAGGAACTGATCGTATATCGGTTTTGACTTGTTCCCAAAATAGCGGATAAAGTCCTTAACGTCGAAGAAATACCATTCGTCAAAATTTGTGATGGCGAGCCACTTGATTTCGTGATTGCCCGAATGCACGTATTCCAGCATAAAGTAATAGACAAGTTCCTGCAACGATTTTACGTTCGGATGCTCCGCCGAAAACATTTCTGCCGCATTCGTCGGCGACTTCGCTTCGATAATCACTGCCGGCTTTGCACTTGCCGTATTGCCGTTAAAAATCGCAAGGTCTATCGGGCGGTTGACCTGCACCGAATAATCGGGCTCAAAAATCTTGCGTAAAAAGTTCCAGATTTCGCCCTTGTGGTATTCTTCGTCCTGCGCAGTGTTCCGCTTGCTGTAAAGATTCTTGAGCGAAAGCTTGAAATCCTCCATCTTTTCGACGGGGACAGGGAGCTTGAGAAACGCGGAATTGACGGACTTTTTAGGCGAATTGAACTTGATTGACATACAAGCGAAATATACCCTTTTTTGAAGACAAAAGATGGCAATCCCATAGTTTTAAGGGCAAATCCCGTTTTTTTGCAGTCGGGGCGTTGCGGGGTGTCCCCGCTAGAAGGGGTAGCGGCCCTTCGACAAGCTCAGGGACCTTGGGACCTGTGGTTGGCGGAGGAGAGCGAGGGGGAGACAAACATACATAAATGTCAGGAACAAGAAACACCCAGCAATCTAATTTATGTAAGGAAACAAATCTCATCTCAAACATCGAGGCTATCATGTTCAAATCGTTACTATTCACATTGGGGATCTTGCCTATGACCGCTTTAGCATTCCAAGTCGGCGCCTGGGTCGGTGGCCCCGGCCAATACCCGCAGCCCACTCAAGAAAACGTGCAGGCATTCCAGGATTTGCAGGGCACGCACATTGACCTCATCAGCTACTTTGCGCTCTTCGACATGAACGACTGGGACGCGACCGAAGAGTATGCAAATGTCGCAAAAGACAACGGCTCCACGCTTGTGGTGACCTGGATGGCAAACGGCTATAACGCGCAAGATTTGGTGAACGGCAAGGCCGATGAATACATCCGCGACTACGCCAAGGGTGTTAAAGGCTATGGCGAAGAAATCTGGCTCAGGCCGCTCCACGAAGCAAACGGCGACTGGTACGATTGGAGTGTAGGCAAGGCTGGCGCAGGCAACACCGATGCAAACGTCGCCGAAGCATTCCGTCATATCGTAAAAATCTTCAAGGAAGAAGGCGTAACGAACGTCAAATGGGTATGGACCACCAACGCCTCAAACGCAGGAAAGGGTTCGACGCTCACCGGCAACTACCCCGGCGACGAATACGTGGACTACATTTCCATCGACGGTTACAACTGGGGCAAATGCCAAAGCTGGTCTAGCTGGCAGACGTTCTCGCAGGTGTTCAAAAAATCCTACGACGCACTCGCCAAAATCAACAAGCCGCTCTTTATCGCCGAAATTTCCAGCTCCGAACTCGGCGGTAACAAGGCCGAATGGATTACGGACATGTTCGAGCACTTTGCTACAGACTTCTCCCGCGTATTTGCGGTGATGTGGTTCAGCCAGAGCAAGGAAGATAACGAAGGCGACTGGGCGCTCAACACTTCACAGGCTGCAGTTGATGCATGGAAAGCAGGCATCGCGAAGATGAAGGCTTTGGACAGCAGCACCTCCATCAAACCAGCCGGGAGGGCATCCAGCAGTTCCTTTCGCCTGCAAGACGGCAAGCTCTACATGCAAACCGGCAAAGCATTAAAGGCAAGTGTCGTGCAGTTTGACTATCAGGGCCGTGTCCTGTGGCAGAGCCCGGTGCAGCACTTCACCGCGGGCATACACGCTATCGACGCTCCCAAGGCAAACGCACAAAGCATTTACAAGTTATCCGTGAAGCGCTAAACAAAACTTATTCATAAAACTCCTTGGACAACCCCCATTCTAGCTCCTTCAAAACGCTAGAGTGGGGATTTTTTATTTGTATGCACGCAAAAGGGAACATCACCAATAATTCAGATTTTCCGCAGCACAAAACTCGCGCAAAGCCAAACACTAGAG
This window harbors:
- a CDS encoding glycoside hydrolase family 26 protein, which gives rise to MTALAFQVGAWVGGPGQYPQPTQENVQAFQDLQGTHIDLISYFALFDMNDWDATEEYANVAKDNGSTLVVTWMANGYNAQDLVNGKADEYIRDYAKGVKGYGEEIWLRPLHEANGDWYDWSVGKAGAGNTDANVAEAFRHIVKIFKEEGVTNVKWVWTTNASNAGKGSTLTGNYPGDEYVDYISIDGYNWGKCQSWSSWQTFSQVFKKSYDALAKINKPLFIAEISSSELGGNKAEWITDMFEHFATDFSRVFAVMWFSQSKEDNEGDWALNTSQAAVDAWKAGIAKMKALDSSTSIKPAGRASSSSFRLQDGKLYMQTGKALKASVVQFDYQGRVLWQSPVQHFTAGIHAIDAPKANAQSIYKLSVKR